The Bacteriovorax sp. Seq25_V genome has a window encoding:
- the dnaN gene encoding DNA polymerase III subunit beta, with product MQITVQSENLRDALGKILTVVDKRNSRPILTYTLFTVSNDKIYLSATDLEVSAKYSLNAKTDGNASFCINSKNLFDILKELPNTDIHITLEDGENLLKINCNDIHYSLLIYESEEYPKLHFGTENTFEINSDKLLDLINKTSYAISNDETRLHFNGIYLQEVESKLRAVATDGHRLSLIELDLAEQNNEALVNGIIIPKKGVFELKKVAESYPDQTLRISLDESYMYIEAKEEYHIGIRLIAREYPKYQSVIPGKTTFTLTADKEAIFNAVKRIKIMSNEKSNGIKVLIKDNSLTVMANHPSLGDARETIPVDYEGKEMEIGFNAKYLMDSFSILDSEDIILELNNELSPVLVRSNNLQNYLGIIMPLRI from the coding sequence ATGCAGATAACGGTACAATCTGAAAATTTAAGAGATGCACTTGGTAAGATACTTACTGTAGTAGATAAAAGAAATTCACGTCCAATATTAACATACACACTATTCACTGTTAGTAATGATAAAATATATTTATCAGCAACAGATCTTGAAGTATCAGCAAAATATTCTCTAAACGCAAAAACAGATGGGAATGCTAGCTTCTGTATTAATTCAAAAAACTTATTTGATATATTAAAAGAACTTCCTAACACAGATATCCACATCACGTTGGAAGATGGTGAAAATCTCCTAAAAATAAATTGCAATGATATTCATTACTCACTTCTAATTTATGAAAGTGAAGAGTATCCAAAACTACATTTTGGAACTGAGAATACTTTTGAAATTAATTCAGACAAACTATTAGATCTAATTAATAAAACTTCATATGCAATCTCGAACGATGAAACAAGACTTCACTTCAATGGAATCTACCTACAAGAAGTTGAATCAAAACTGAGAGCAGTAGCAACTGATGGACATAGACTTTCACTAATTGAATTAGATCTAGCTGAACAAAATAACGAAGCACTTGTTAATGGAATTATTATTCCTAAGAAAGGTGTATTTGAATTAAAGAAAGTTGCTGAATCATATCCAGATCAAACATTAAGAATTTCACTTGATGAATCTTACATGTATATCGAAGCAAAAGAAGAGTACCATATTGGTATTAGATTAATTGCTAGAGAATATCCAAAATACCAATCAGTAATTCCAGGTAAGACGACATTCACATTAACAGCTGACAAAGAAGCTATCTTTAATGCTGTTAAGAGAATTAAAATTATGTCGAATGAAAAGTCTAACGGTATTAAAGTTTTAATCAAAGATAACTCACTAACAGTTATGGCAAACCACCCATCACTTGGTGATGCAAGAGAGACAATTCCAGTAGATTACGAAGGTAAAGAAATGGAAATTGGATTTAATGCAAAATACTTAATGGATTCATTTTCAATTTTAGATTCTGAAGACATTATCCTTGAATTAAATAACGAACTAAGTCCTGTATTAGTAAGATCAAATAATTTACAGAATTATCTTGGTATTATTATGCCACTTAGAATTTGA
- a CDS encoding DNA replication/repair protein RecF yields the protein MTNLKIKKLQVTNFRNLESQIISFSPKINCILGENGNGKTNILEALFVLTYRKSFRKNTSFPQFLGIDGDKPEIYFNSVFEENTQGKLLTYSGKMDINGSAWFMNNEPTKKKIGAEIVFINPFDSYSFNNIPAFRRKFFDDHLSIIDSAYKTVLNKYNSALRFRNTLLSKKPSNYVEQIRVIDRQMASYSCELTTKRISFINDLVPLCEEIYRTIFSEEHELKINLDSRFIGFSEDKIYDYMQSRLPKDDVVGHTTYQVHKDDYVLLFDGLNSYEFCSLGQQKMSYLSLLFAYIELFRVRFSTYPIVLIDDVSGELDRVRWSRLIEFLEMRDFQVLITTANEKFREELEKIEGSNKIYIEGGTIL from the coding sequence ATGACTAATTTAAAAATTAAAAAACTACAGGTTACTAACTTTAGAAACCTTGAATCACAGATAATTTCCTTCTCTCCAAAAATTAATTGCATCCTTGGGGAGAATGGAAATGGTAAAACAAATATCTTAGAAGCTTTATTTGTTCTTACATATCGAAAGTCATTTCGTAAAAACACAAGTTTTCCACAATTCCTCGGTATAGACGGTGATAAGCCTGAAATATATTTTAACTCTGTTTTTGAAGAAAACACTCAAGGCAAGTTATTAACATATTCGGGTAAGATGGACATCAATGGTTCAGCTTGGTTTATGAATAACGAACCAACTAAAAAGAAAATTGGCGCAGAGATAGTATTTATCAATCCATTTGATTCATATTCATTTAATAATATACCAGCATTTAGAAGAAAATTTTTTGATGACCATTTATCGATAATTGATAGTGCGTATAAAACAGTATTGAATAAGTACAATTCTGCATTGAGATTTAGAAACACTCTTCTCTCTAAGAAGCCATCAAATTATGTTGAACAAATTAGAGTCATCGATAGACAAATGGCCTCTTATTCTTGCGAGCTCACAACTAAGAGAATTTCGTTTATAAACGATCTCGTTCCACTGTGCGAAGAAATTTATCGCACGATTTTTTCAGAAGAACATGAATTAAAAATAAATTTAGATTCTCGCTTCATTGGATTTAGCGAAGATAAAATATATGACTATATGCAATCAAGACTTCCAAAGGACGATGTAGTCGGTCATACGACGTATCAAGTTCATAAAGATGACTATGTGCTTCTTTTTGACGGATTAAATTCTTATGAATTTTGTTCTTTAGGCCAACAAAAGATGTCTTATTTGAGCCTGTTATTTGCCTATATAGAGCTATTTAGGGTAAGATTTAGCACCTACCCTATTGTACTAATTGACGACGTCTCTGGTGAGCTTGATAGGGTTAGATGGTCTCGACTAATTGAGTTTCTTGAGATGAGAGATTTTCAAGTTTTAATTACGACGGCCAATGAAAAATTTAGGGAAGAATTAGAAAAAATAGAGGGTTCCAATAAGATATATATCGAAGGTGGAACCATACTTTAA